TGTCAAACCTGAAACTTCTGCTAAACGTTTTATTGAAAACGAAAATATTAATTTTCAATACTATTCAGTTATTTACAATTTAATAGATGATATAAAACAATCAATGCTAGGAATGATAAAACCAGAATATAAACATAAAATAATAGGTATAGCTAAAGTAAAAAATATATTTAAATCAACAAAATCTACTACAATTGCAGGCTGCATAGTAATAGAAGGAATAATTAATCGCAATAATTTAATTCATATTTTAAGAAATGATATTATTATTCATGAAGGTGAAATTGAATCACTACGTCGTTTCAAAGATGATGTTAATGAAGTATATAATGGAACAGAATGTGGTATTGGAATAAAAAATTTTAATAATATATGTATCAATGATATTATTAAAGTTTTAAAAGTTATTGAAATAAAACATTCTATAAATAATTAATAATAACTATGGTTGGTGTAATGACAAAAAAATCTATACGTAATAAACAAATTTCACAAGAAATACAAAAAAAAATTGGAATTATTTTACAACGTAAAATAAATGATCAACGTATATATATGACTAATATTTCTAATGTTATATTATCAAAAGATATTGCATACTGCAAAGTTTTTGTGACTTTTTCAAATATTGAAAATAACAAAAACAAAACTAAAATAATTATTGAAAAAATTAAAATTATTAATAAAGCTTCTGGTTTTATACAATATTTATTATGTAAATCTATTAATTTACGTATTACACCAAAAATATTTTTTATATATGATAATTCTTTAGAAAAAATAAAAAAAATATACAATTTAATTTCAAAATCAATAGAAAAAAAATAAATAATAAAATTTATAATAAAAAATGAAAAATAGTAAAAAAAGAAATATAAACGGTACAATACTATTGGATAAACCAATTTGCATTTCTTCAAATAAAGCATTACAAAAAATTAAACAACTATTTAATGCTAAAAAAGCAGGACACACAGGAACATTAGATCCTATAGCAACCGGAATGTTACCTATTTGTTTTGGAGAAGCAACAAAATTTTCACAATTTTTACTAAATTCAAATAAAGAATATATAGTTATCGCTAAATTAGGACAACGTACAGATACATCAGATTCATATGGAAAAATTATCAATGAACGAAAAGTTAATTTCATAAAAGAAGATCTTTATTCAGCTTTAAATTCTTTTAAAGGAAAAACTTTTCAAATACCACCAATGTATTCTGCTTTAAAATATAAAGGGAAACCTATGTATAAATATGCAAAAAAAGGAATTATAATTAATAGATCCCCACGTTTAATTACAATTAATAAAATAAAATACATTCGTTTAGAAAACAATGAATTAGAATTAGAAATACATTGTTTAAAAGGAACATATATTCGTACTATTATTGATGATTTAGGAGAACTTTTAGGTTGTGGAGCACATGTAATTTATCTACGAAGAACAAAAATATATAATTATCAAAATAATCAAATGATAAAAATTGAAAAATTAATATCTTTAAAAACACAAATAAATGAAGGAAATGGTTCTTATGAATCTTTATTAGATACATTGTTATTACCAATTGATTCAGGAATAACACATCTTCCAGTTATAAAATTAAATAAAAATAATGAAAAACGATTTATATATGGCCAGTGTATATATACTAGATTTAAAAATTCATATGCTGAACAAATTATTAGAGTTTTAAATAAAGATCAAAATTTTTTAGGTATTGCTTTGATTAACAAAAACGGTGATATTTTTCCAAAACGTTTAGTAAATTACTATAAACAATAATATACATAACAATTACTTTTATTGCATTATATTTATAATATAAGTAGAATATAAAACTTAATTTTTAAAATAAATATTGGAGTTTTTTATGTCTCTAAATAATGAAGCAAAATCTAAAATTATTTCTGAATTCAGTAGGTATAAAAACGATACAGGTTCAAGTGAAGTTCAAATTGCTTTATTAACTGCAAAAATTAAACATTTAAACAATCATTTTAAAGAACATAAAAAAGATCACCATAGTCGTCGTGGATTACTTAATATGGTTGCAAAAAGACGACGTTTGCAAACTTATTTTAAAAAAAAAAATATTACAAAATACATCAATTTAATTGATCGTCTTGATATACGTCGTTAAATTATTTAATTTTTAAAATGGGGCTAAAGCCCCGTTTTATTCAAATTAATAGACTTAAATAAAATTCAAAATAAATGTTTAATATAATTCTTAATTTATCTCTTTATTACATCTGAGCTACTCATATAATAAAAAATTACATAAACTTAATATTTTTATTTAGTAAAACATATCAAATAATATATCTATATTACTAAATATATAATTATTCTAATAATCTTAATAAAGGGTAATATTGTGTTAAATCCTATTGTTTGTAAATTTAAATATGGACAACATACTGTTTCAATAGAAACAGGTATGATTGCACGTCAATCAACCGCAGCTGTTATGGTTAATATGGATGATACAGCTGTATTTGTTACTATAATGATTCAAAAAAAAATTAAAGAAAATCAAGAATTTTTCCCTTTAACAGTTAATTATCAAGAACGCAGTTATGCTGCAGGTCGAATTCCAGGAAATTTTTTTAGACGTGAAGGACGCCCATCTGAATGTGAAATTCTAACATCTCGTTTAATAGATCGCCCTTTAAGACCATTGTTTCCA
This Candidatus Providencia siddallii DNA region includes the following protein-coding sequences:
- the truB gene encoding tRNA pseudouridine(55) synthase TruB, which translates into the protein MKNSKKRNINGTILLDKPICISSNKALQKIKQLFNAKKAGHTGTLDPIATGMLPICFGEATKFSQFLLNSNKEYIVIAKLGQRTDTSDSYGKIINERKVNFIKEDLYSALNSFKGKTFQIPPMYSALKYKGKPMYKYAKKGIIINRSPRLITINKIKYIRLENNELELEIHCLKGTYIRTIIDDLGELLGCGAHVIYLRRTKIYNYQNNQMIKIEKLISLKTQINEGNGSYESLLDTLLLPIDSGITHLPVIKLNKNNEKRFIYGQCIYTRFKNSYAEQIIRVLNKDQNFLGIALINKNGDIFPKRLVNYYKQ
- the rpsO gene encoding 30S ribosomal protein S15, whose translation is MSLNNEAKSKIISEFSRYKNDTGSSEVQIALLTAKIKHLNNHFKEHKKDHHSRRGLLNMVAKRRRLQTYFKKKNITKYINLIDRLDIRR
- the rbfA gene encoding 30S ribosome-binding factor RbfA; its protein translation is MVGVMTKKSIRNKQISQEIQKKIGIILQRKINDQRIYMTNISNVILSKDIAYCKVFVTFSNIENNKNKTKIIIEKIKIINKASGFIQYLLCKSINLRITPKIFFIYDNSLEKIKKIYNLISKSIEKK